A stretch of Aerococcaceae bacterium zg-252 DNA encodes these proteins:
- a CDS encoding energy-coupling factor transporter transmembrane protein EcfT — MLDKLLLGRYIQSDSFIHRLDPRTKLLGSFYFIGIIFLANNLWGYGLLILFTFLAIALTGIKLSYFINGVKPMIWLILFTVVFQIFFTIGGEVYFQWGPIVITSLGVINAIYIFLRLVLIIMMSTILTLTTAPLELADGIEHMLRPLEKIGFPSHEIALMLSIALRYVPTLIDEAQKIMNAQRSRGVEFDQGSFIQRMKAVVPVLVPLFVSAFNRAEEMATAMEARGYRGGEGRTKFRQLQFTRQDFWVVLAFVIVTVALIALRLYV, encoded by the coding sequence ATGTTAGATAAATTATTATTAGGTCGCTATATTCAATCGGATTCATTTATTCATCGTTTAGATCCACGTACGAAATTATTAGGTAGTTTTTATTTTATTGGGATTATTTTCTTAGCTAATAATTTATGGGGTTATGGTTTACTGATTCTATTTACTTTTTTAGCGATTGCATTGACAGGGATTAAGCTATCTTATTTTATTAATGGTGTCAAACCGATGATTTGGTTAATCTTGTTTACGGTTGTCTTTCAAATATTTTTCACTATTGGTGGTGAAGTTTATTTTCAATGGGGGCCGATAGTGATTACGTCATTAGGGGTAATTAATGCTATTTATATCTTTTTACGATTGGTATTAATTATTATGATGTCAACGATTTTAACTTTGACAACAGCACCATTGGAATTAGCAGACGGGATTGAACATATGTTACGTCCATTAGAAAAAATAGGTTTTCCGTCGCATGAAATTGCACTAATGCTTTCAATAGCCTTACGTTATGTACCGACATTAATTGATGAGGCACAAAAAATTATGAATGCTCAACGTTCTCGTGGTGTAGAATTTGACCAAGGGTCTTTTATTCAACGAATGAAAGCAGTGGTACCAGTACTTGTACCATTATTTGTCAGTGCATTTAATCGTGCCGAAGAAATGGCGACAGCTATGGAGGCACGTGGCTATCGTGGTGGCGAGGGACGCACAAAGTTCAGACAATTACAGTTTACAAGACAGGATTTTTGGGTTGTGTTGGCATTTGTTATTGTGACAGTTGCGTTGATTGCACTTCGTTTGTATGTGTAA
- a CDS encoding ABC transporter ATP-binding protein, translating to MQLKKYFELYSKSLRLIFRADVKVTLLILLIVPIQYLIPTLNVWVSNVLINLVAQQQFSSVNLYLIFWSVLFVLNNLTVPLNVFLQGQLTDKLTLYLNTSLIDKTEEMMTIELFEDSEFYDDINVIQSEASWRPVNLIVFGSSVIGNLITLISMLWLLVDFHLLIAVAILIVLIPQGLMFYRIQQQAFETLVSNSPESRKLNYYGSLSLSNQAIKEVKMYNMHSFIKNKYLDTYKKIIVGVKNNRLKQFSISISFLFVTALISVGGFVYVLNGVTKGRFAAGSILIFSSAIVYTMQSMSRVIEESSLLYDTLLYMERYFNFMGASVSASNSNTSVDTFSKISVDNLSFRYPNTTANVLNQVSFDIEKGQKIAIVGENGSGKTTLVKLLCGLYQAPDNAIKIDNMSINSLDITQYRSLIATVFQDYYRYNFTLKENINISDLTNTNEADIVLALTKSGFYPEKSNIDLDQQLGKIFADATDLSGGEWQKIALSRAFFADKDILILDEPTAAIDAKLENKIYKQFLELSTGKTVIFVTHRLSSVKKADKVLLIKRGEVVAFSSHEELMQSNDYYKELYQLQAEPYSSLLD from the coding sequence ATGCAGTTAAAAAAATATTTTGAATTGTATTCTAAAAGTTTAAGACTTATTTTTAGAGCAGATGTAAAAGTAACCTTATTAATATTGTTAATTGTTCCAATTCAATATTTAATTCCCACATTAAATGTTTGGGTGTCAAATGTTTTAATTAATTTGGTTGCGCAACAACAGTTTTCTTCTGTGAATCTCTACTTAATATTTTGGAGTGTATTATTTGTACTCAATAATTTGACAGTTCCACTCAATGTCTTTCTACAAGGACAGCTGACTGATAAACTAACACTATATTTGAATACTAGTTTGATAGATAAAACTGAAGAAATGATGACCATTGAATTATTTGAAGATTCTGAATTTTACGATGATATTAATGTGATTCAATCTGAAGCGAGTTGGCGACCAGTTAATTTAATTGTATTTGGGTCAAGCGTTATTGGAAATTTGATTACGTTAATTTCTATGCTGTGGCTATTGGTAGATTTTCATCTGTTGATTGCAGTGGCAATTTTAATTGTATTAATACCACAAGGGTTGATGTTTTACAGAATTCAGCAACAAGCATTTGAAACATTAGTATCGAATAGCCCTGAATCAAGAAAACTTAATTATTATGGTAGTTTAAGTTTATCAAATCAAGCCATTAAAGAAGTAAAAATGTATAATATGCATTCATTTATCAAAAATAAATACTTAGATACGTATAAAAAGATAATTGTTGGTGTAAAAAATAATCGTCTGAAACAGTTCAGTATTTCAATTAGCTTTCTTTTTGTCACAGCACTAATTAGTGTGGGTGGTTTTGTTTATGTATTAAATGGAGTAACAAAAGGAAGATTTGCTGCCGGTTCAATTTTGATTTTTTCAAGTGCGATTGTTTATACGATGCAAAGTATGTCTAGGGTAATAGAAGAGAGTAGTTTACTTTATGATACATTACTTTATATGGAACGATACTTTAATTTTATGGGTGCGTCAGTTAGTGCGTCAAATTCAAATACATCAGTTGACACATTTTCAAAAATCAGTGTAGATAATTTGTCGTTCCGGTATCCCAATACAACCGCAAATGTTTTAAATCAAGTTAGTTTTGATATTGAAAAAGGTCAAAAAATTGCTATCGTTGGTGAAAATGGTTCAGGTAAGACAACGCTTGTAAAATTATTATGCGGTTTGTATCAAGCACCTGATAATGCGATTAAAATTGATAATATGAGTATCAATTCATTAGATATAACACAATATCGGTCACTGATAGCCACTGTTTTTCAGGATTATTATCGATATAATTTTACATTAAAAGAAAATATTAACATATCTGATTTAACGAACACTAATGAAGCTGATATAGTATTAGCTTTAACAAAGAGTGGTTTTTATCCTGAAAAATCAAATATTGACTTAGACCAACAATTAGGGAAAATATTTGCTGATGCTACCGATTTATCTGGTGGAGAATGGCAGAAAATTGCTTTATCTCGTGCGTTTTTTGCAGATAAAGACATTTTGATACTTGATGAGCCTACTGCTGCTATTGATGCTAAACTTGAAAACAAAATTTACAAACAATTTTTAGAATTATCAACTGGAAAAACTGTTATTTTCGTGACACATCGATTATCGAGTGTTAAAAAAGCCGATAAAGTGTTACTAATTAAACGTGGTGAAGTTGTAGCATTTTCAAGTCATGAGGAATTGATGCAATCGAATGATTACTACAAGGAATTATATCAATTACAAGCAGAACCGTATTCTAGCTTGCTGGATTGA
- the secY gene encoding preprotein translocase subunit SecY yields MFTFLKNAFASKDIRNRIFFTLFIFAVFRLGSHIPVPGVNAAAIKTLASAGVLGLLNTFGGGALARYSIFALGVSPYITASIIIQLLQMDIVPKFTEWAKQGEVGRRKLNQATTYAGILIGFVQAYGLSLGFNQLSRLNLIKNPSMPTYLTIALVLTAGTMFLVWLGEQITRNGIGNGVSMLIFAGIVAEVPKQFYSYFQTYLTNAGDKLTRNLLILMLIISVIVILIIIVVVMERAQLRIPIHHSKKASGAKHTAHLPLKINSAGVIPVIFATSVISTPQTIMGFFKFGSEGGWKAVVANIFNLQHLYGAIFYTILLILFSYFYSLVQVNPEKVAENLQKQGGYIPSVRPGKDTENFLTRTINRLSGLGALYLTIIAVLPIVGSFVWKIPSKIALSGTSLLIVVGVAIETAKQIEGRMAKRRYTGFLQLDKQ; encoded by the coding sequence ATGTTTACCTTTTTGAAAAATGCATTTGCGAGCAAGGATATTCGTAACAGAATATTCTTCACGCTTTTCATTTTCGCAGTATTCAGATTAGGTTCTCATATTCCAGTTCCTGGTGTCAATGCAGCCGCAATTAAAACGTTAGCATCGGCTGGTGTATTGGGATTACTTAATACATTTGGTGGAGGGGCATTAGCTCGTTACTCTATCTTTGCATTAGGTGTATCTCCTTATATTACAGCATCCATTATTATTCAATTATTACAAATGGATATTGTGCCGAAGTTTACGGAGTGGGCTAAGCAAGGTGAAGTAGGTCGTCGTAAATTAAATCAAGCGACAACTTATGCAGGAATTTTAATTGGTTTTGTTCAAGCATACGGATTATCATTAGGTTTTAATCAATTATCTAGATTAAACTTAATCAAAAACCCAAGTATGCCTACATACTTAACAATTGCACTAGTCTTGACGGCTGGAACAATGTTTTTAGTATGGTTAGGGGAGCAAATCACTCGTAACGGTATCGGAAATGGTGTATCCATGTTAATTTTTGCGGGTATCGTTGCCGAAGTACCAAAGCAGTTTTATAGTTACTTCCAAACTTATTTAACAAATGCTGGAGATAAATTAACACGTAACTTATTGATATTGATGTTAATAATCTCAGTAATTGTGATATTGATTATTATTGTCGTAGTGATGGAGAGAGCACAGTTACGTATTCCGATTCATCATTCGAAAAAAGCATCTGGAGCAAAACATACTGCTCATTTACCATTAAAAATCAATTCAGCCGGAGTAATTCCAGTAATTTTTGCAACATCTGTAATTTCAACTCCACAAACAATTATGGGCTTTTTCAAATTTGGTAGTGAAGGTGGATGGAAAGCTGTCGTAGCGAATATCTTTAATTTGCAACATTTATATGGTGCGATTTTCTATACGATACTATTGATTCTATTCTCATACTTCTACTCATTAGTTCAAGTCAATCCGGAGAAAGTTGCTGAAAATTTACAAAAACAAGGTGGTTACATTCCAAGTGTAAGACCTGGTAAAGATACAGAAAACTTCTTAACTCGAACAATTAATCGTTTAAGTGGATTAGGAGCTTTGTATTTAACAATAATCGCAGTATTGCCAATTGTCGGAAGTTTCGTATGGAAAATTCCATCAAAAATTGCGTTGAGTGGTACAAGTTTATTAATCGTTGTAGGGGTTGCGATTGAAACAGCTAAACAAATTGAAGGTCGTATGGCGAAACGTCGTTACACTGGATTTTTACAGCTTGATAAGCAATAA
- a CDS encoding adenylate kinase — translation MNILLMGLPGAGKGTQSEFIKRDYEVVHIATGDMFREAIKNETPLGLKAKSYTDQGNLVPDEVTNGIVRERLSQQDVAEKGFMLDGYPRTSAQAEALDLNLKELNTQIDAVIYIKVDPEVLKERLSGRIICRNCGATYHKLYNPPKVEGVCDVCGSTDFYQREDDKPEKVAHRINLQMESIRPILEYYDQRGLLHTIEGDQTIEEVYREVRSILEK, via the coding sequence ATGAATATCTTATTAATGGGATTACCAGGCGCTGGTAAAGGAACACAAAGTGAATTTATCAAGCGTGATTATGAAGTGGTACATATTGCAACAGGTGATATGTTCCGAGAAGCGATAAAAAATGAAACACCGCTTGGTTTAAAAGCGAAATCATATACTGATCAAGGTAACCTTGTGCCAGATGAAGTAACGAATGGTATCGTTCGTGAACGTTTATCTCAACAAGATGTTGCTGAAAAAGGATTTATGTTAGATGGGTATCCACGAACAAGTGCTCAAGCAGAGGCGTTAGACTTAAACCTTAAAGAGTTAAATACGCAAATTGATGCTGTTATTTATATTAAGGTTGATCCAGAAGTTTTAAAAGAACGTTTGAGTGGGCGAATTATTTGCCGTAACTGTGGTGCAACTTATCATAAACTATATAATCCACCAAAAGTTGAAGGTGTATGTGATGTCTGTGGTTCAACGGATTTCTACCAACGAGAAGATGATAAACCTGAAAAGGTAGCACATCGAATTAATCTCCAAATGGAATCTATTCGACCTATACTTGAATATTATGACCAACGTGGATTGCTTCATACGATCGAAGGCGATCAAACAATTGAAGAAGTTTACCGTGAAGTGCGTTCTATTTTAGAAAAATAG
- the rpsK gene encoding 30S ribosomal protein S11, translating to MAKKQQARRRRRVRKNIEKGVAHIRSTFNNTIVMITDVNGNAISWSSAGSLGFRGSKKSTPFAAQMASEVAAKGAMDHGMKSVEVTVKGPGAGRESAIRSLQATGLDVTAIRDVTPIPHNGCRPPKRRRV from the coding sequence ATGGCAAAGAAACAACAAGCTCGTCGTCGTCGTCGTGTGAGAAAAAATATTGAAAAAGGCGTTGCACATATTCGCTCTACATTCAATAACACAATCGTGATGATTACAGACGTTAATGGTAACGCAATTTCTTGGTCTTCAGCAGGATCATTAGGTTTCCGTGGATCTAAAAAATCAACTCCATTTGCTGCTCAAATGGCATCTGAAGTTGCAGCTAAAGGTGCAATGGATCATGGTATGAAATCTGTTGAAGTTACTGTTAAAGGACCTGGTGCTGGTCGTGAATCAGCTATCCGTTCTTTACAAGCAACAGGATTAGATGTTACAGCAATTCGTGACGTAACGCCAATTCCACATAACGGTTGCCGTCCTCCAAAACGTCGCCGTGTATAA
- the rplQ gene encoding 50S ribosomal protein L17, whose amino-acid sequence MAYRKLGRKSAQRKAMLRDLTTDVLINERIETTEARAKEVRKFVEKMITLAKRGDLAARRQAAAFLRNEIADARIEGEEVVVERVLQRLFDTYATRYAERNGGYTRILKKGPRRGDGAPMVIIELV is encoded by the coding sequence ATGGCATACCGTAAATTAGGACGTAAAAGTGCTCAACGTAAAGCAATGCTACGTGATTTAACAACAGACGTATTAATTAACGAGCGTATTGAAACAACTGAAGCACGTGCTAAAGAAGTTCGTAAATTTGTTGAAAAAATGATCACTTTAGCTAAACGTGGTGATTTAGCAGCACGCCGTCAAGCAGCAGCTTTCTTACGCAATGAAATTGCAGATGCTCGTATTGAAGGTGAAGAAGTTGTTGTTGAACGTGTATTACAACGTTTATTCGATACTTATGCAACTCGTTACGCAGAACGTAATGGTGGTTACACACGTATCCTTAAAAAAGGACCTCGTCGTGGTGATGGCGCACCAATGGTAATTATCGAGTTAGTATAA
- the rpsM gene encoding 30S ribosomal protein S13 — protein MARIAGVDIPREKRVVISLTYIYGIGKVTAQRILAEANVSEDTRVKDLSNDELDRIRAIIDGIKVEGDLRREVSLNIKRLQEIGSYRGFRHRKGLPVRGQNTKNNARTRKGPKKMVAGKK, from the coding sequence ATGGCTCGTATTGCAGGAGTAGATATTCCACGTGAAAAACGTGTAGTTATTTCATTAACATATATTTATGGAATCGGTAAAGTAACTGCTCAACGTATTTTAGCTGAAGCAAATGTATCAGAAGATACACGTGTTAAAGATTTATCAAACGATGAGTTAGACCGTATCCGTGCTATTATCGATGGCATCAAAGTTGAAGGTGACTTACGTCGTGAAGTTTCATTAAACATTAAACGTCTTCAAGAAATTGGTTCTTATCGTGGATTCCGTCACCGTAAAGGATTACCTGTACGTGGACAAAATACAAAAAATAATGCACGTACTCGTAAAGGACCTAAGAAAATGGTCGCAGGGAAAAAATAA
- the infA gene encoding translation initiation factor IF-1 → MAKDDVIEVEGTVIETLPNAMFKVELENGHEILAHVSGKIRMNYIRILPGDKVTIELSPYDLTRGRITYRFK, encoded by the coding sequence ATGGCTAAAGATGATGTAATTGAAGTTGAAGGTACAGTCATTGAAACTTTACCGAATGCAATGTTTAAGGTTGAATTAGAGAACGGGCATGAAATTTTAGCTCACGTTTCAGGTAAAATTCGTATGAACTACATTCGAATCTTGCCGGGAGATAAAGTAACAATTGAATTATCTCCATACGATTTGACACGTGGTCGAATTACATACCGCTTTAAATAA
- the rplR gene encoding 50S ribosomal protein L18 gives MITKPDKNKVRRKRHARVRNRISGTAERPRLNVFRSNTHIYAQLIDDVAGVTLASASSNEKSIAGTKVEQAAAVGKLVAERAVEKGHKVVVFDRGGYLYHGRVKALAEAARENGLEF, from the coding sequence GTGATTACTAAACCAGATAAAAATAAAGTGCGTCGTAAACGTCACGCACGTGTAAGAAATCGTATCTCTGGTACTGCTGAGCGCCCACGCTTGAACGTATTCCGTTCGAATACACACATCTACGCTCAATTAATTGATGACGTAGCGGGTGTGACGCTTGCAAGTGCCTCTAGTAATGAAAAATCAATAGCAGGAACTAAAGTTGAACAAGCTGCTGCTGTTGGTAAATTAGTAGCTGAACGTGCAGTTGAAAAAGGTCATAAAGTTGTTGTATTTGACCGTGGTGGATACTTATACCATGGCCGTGTAAAAGCTTTAGCTGAAGCTGCTCGTGAAAACGGCTTAGAATTTTAA
- the rplO gene encoding 50S ribosomal protein L15, whose product MKLHTLKPVEGSRKERNRVGRGQGSGNGKTAGRGQKGQKARSGGGVRLGFEGGQNPLFRRLPKRGFNNINRKEYAIVNVETLNRFEDGTTVTPALLIEAGIIKKELSGVKILGEGQLERKLTVQAVKFSKGAEEAITAAGGSIEVI is encoded by the coding sequence ATGAAACTTCATACATTAAAACCGGTAGAAGGCTCACGTAAAGAACGTAACCGTGTTGGTCGTGGTCAAGGTTCTGGTAATGGTAAAACTGCTGGACGTGGTCAAAAAGGTCAAAAAGCTCGTTCTGGTGGTGGCGTACGTTTAGGATTCGAGGGTGGACAAAACCCATTATTCCGTCGTTTACCAAAACGTGGATTTAACAATATCAACCGTAAAGAATATGCGATTGTTAATGTTGAAACATTAAACCGTTTTGAAGATGGCACAACAGTAACACCAGCTTTATTAATTGAAGCAGGCATTATTAAAAAAGAGCTTTCAGGTGTTAAAATTCTAGGTGAAGGACAACTGGAAAGAAAGTTAACTGTTCAAGCGGTTAAATTCTCCAAAGGTGCAGAAGAAGCAATTACTGCAGCTGGTGGATCAATCGAGGTGATCTAA
- a CDS encoding DNA-directed RNA polymerase subunit alpha translates to MIEIEKPEIRTIEVSDDSKFGKIVIEPLERGYGTTLGNSLRRILLSSLPGVAVTSIQIDGVLHEFATVKGVVEDVPTIILHLKQLALKLHSQESKVIELNVVGPKKVTAADIIHDNEVQILNPDLYICTLAEGAELNMQINVATGRGYVRGEHNKREDMPIGVLPIDSIYTPIQKVNYQVENTRIGQKNVYDKLTMDIWTDGSISPEKSLSLAAKIMTEHLNIFVNLNDEARHTEIMVEKEEAEKEKMLVMTIEELDLSVRSYNCLKRAGINTIQELTNKSEAEMIKVRNLGRKSLEEVKQKLENLDLSLRQDD, encoded by the coding sequence ATGATCGAGATTGAAAAGCCAGAAATTAGAACGATTGAAGTCAGTGACGATTCCAAATTTGGTAAAATCGTGATTGAGCCACTAGAACGTGGATATGGAACAACCCTTGGAAACTCATTACGTCGTATTTTGTTATCTTCGTTACCTGGAGTCGCTGTTACTAGCATCCAAATTGATGGAGTATTACATGAATTTGCTACCGTGAAAGGCGTTGTTGAAGACGTCCCAACGATAATTCTTCATTTGAAACAGTTAGCATTGAAATTGCATTCTCAAGAATCTAAAGTGATTGAATTAAATGTAGTAGGACCTAAGAAAGTGACTGCTGCTGATATTATTCATGACAATGAAGTACAAATTTTAAATCCTGATTTATATATTTGTACATTAGCTGAAGGTGCTGAATTAAATATGCAAATCAATGTGGCAACTGGTCGTGGTTATGTTCGTGGAGAACACAACAAACGTGAAGATATGCCAATTGGAGTATTACCAATTGATTCGATTTATACACCTATTCAAAAGGTTAATTATCAAGTTGAGAACACACGTATTGGGCAAAAAAATGTCTATGACAAATTAACGATGGATATTTGGACCGACGGTTCAATTAGCCCTGAAAAATCTTTAAGTTTAGCAGCAAAAATTATGACTGAACATTTAAATATTTTTGTGAACTTAAATGATGAAGCCCGTCATACTGAAATCATGGTTGAAAAAGAAGAAGCAGAAAAAGAAAAAATGCTTGTTATGACCATTGAAGAACTTGACTTATCAGTTCGTTCTTACAACTGCTTGAAACGTGCAGGTATTAACACAATTCAAGAGTTAACGAATAAGAGCGAAGCTGAAATGATTAAAGTCCGTAACTTAGGTCGTAAATCGTTAGAAGAAGTTAAGCAAAAACTTGAAAACTTAGATTTAAGTTTACGTCAAGATGACTAA
- a CDS encoding energy-coupling factor ABC transporter ATP-binding protein produces the protein MSDSIFEIKDLSFKYFDSEYQALKDVSFSIKKGEWIAIIGPNGSGKSTLAKILNGLLVPDAGEVYVNGQLLDENTVWDVRRTVGMVFQNPDNQFVGATVEDDVAFGLENHGVPRSEMIQRIEEALAEVRMESFRKSEPARLSGGQKQRVAIASVLALRPDVIILDEATAMLDPLGRREVIEAIKKVKEHHHLTVISITHDIDEASYADRILVMNQGDLVEQNTPDKIFERGDELIQMGLDVPFAQKLKEGLANRGINVPEEYLSEEALLEWLTTSYLSK, from the coding sequence ATGTCAGATTCTATTTTTGAAATTAAAGATTTGTCATTTAAATATTTTGACTCAGAATACCAAGCATTAAAGGATGTTTCTTTTTCAATTAAAAAGGGAGAATGGATTGCGATTATTGGACCTAATGGTTCAGGTAAATCAACTTTGGCAAAAATTTTGAATGGGTTATTAGTTCCAGATGCCGGAGAAGTGTATGTCAATGGACAATTACTTGATGAAAATACCGTTTGGGACGTCCGCCGTACAGTCGGTATGGTTTTTCAAAATCCTGATAACCAATTTGTTGGGGCAACTGTGGAGGATGATGTAGCATTTGGTTTAGAGAATCATGGTGTGCCACGTTCGGAGATGATACAACGTATCGAAGAAGCCTTGGCAGAAGTTAGAATGGAATCGTTTCGTAAAAGTGAACCGGCAAGATTGTCGGGTGGACAAAAACAGCGTGTGGCGATTGCGAGTGTTTTAGCCTTGCGTCCAGATGTTATCATTTTAGATGAGGCGACAGCGATGTTAGACCCACTTGGTCGTCGTGAAGTGATTGAAGCGATAAAGAAAGTAAAAGAACATCATCATTTGACGGTGATTTCCATTACGCATGATATTGATGAGGCGAGTTATGCTGACCGTATTTTAGTAATGAATCAAGGGGATTTGGTGGAGCAAAACACACCGGATAAGATTTTTGAGCGAGGTGATGAATTAATTCAGATGGGATTAGATGTGCCATTTGCTCAAAAATTAAAAGAAGGTTTAGCAAATAGAGGAATTAATGTTCCGGAAGAATATTTATCAGAGGAGGCACTACTTGAATGGTTAACAACATCGTATTTGAGCAAGTAG
- the rpsE gene encoding 30S ribosomal protein S5, with translation MVFINPANLENLEERLVTINRVTKVVKGGRRLRFSALVVVGDRNGHVGFGTGKAQEVPEAIRKAVEDAKKNLIAVPMTGTTIPHEVIGEFCGGRVLLKPATAGSGVAAGGPVRAVVELAGVADITSKSLGSNTPINMIRATVEGLKQLKVAEEVAALRGKTVEEILG, from the coding sequence ATGGTATTTATTAATCCAGCTAATTTAGAAAATCTTGAAGAGCGTTTAGTTACGATTAACCGTGTTACTAAAGTAGTAAAAGGTGGACGTCGTTTACGTTTCTCTGCATTAGTAGTAGTCGGCGACCGTAATGGTCACGTTGGTTTCGGAACTGGTAAAGCTCAAGAAGTTCCAGAAGCTATTCGTAAAGCTGTTGAAGATGCTAAAAAGAACTTAATCGCTGTACCAATGACAGGAACAACAATTCCTCATGAAGTAATTGGTGAATTCTGTGGTGGTCGTGTACTTCTTAAACCAGCAACAGCCGGTTCTGGAGTTGCTGCCGGAGGTCCTGTACGTGCCGTTGTCGAATTGGCAGGGGTAGCGGATATTACTTCTAAATCATTAGGTTCAAACACACCAATCAACATGATTCGTGCAACTGTTGAAGGTTTAAAACAATTAAAAGTTGCTGAAGAAGTTGCTGCATTACGTGGTAAAACAGTAGAAGAAATCTTAGGTTAG
- the rpmD gene encoding 50S ribosomal protein L30 has product MANLSITLKRSLIGRPKNQIATAKALGLTKPHKTVVKPDNVAIRGMVNTISHLVEVKEA; this is encoded by the coding sequence ATGGCGAACTTATCAATCACATTAAAACGTAGCTTAATTGGACGTCCTAAAAACCAAATCGCAACTGCTAAAGCTTTAGGTTTAACTAAACCACATAAAACTGTGGTAAAACCTGATAACGTAGCAATTCGTGGTATGGTGAATACGATTAGTCATTTAGTAGAAGTTAAAGAAGCATAA
- the rpmJ gene encoding 50S ribosomal protein L36 — protein MKVRASVKPICEKCKIIKRNGKVMVICENPKHKQRQG, from the coding sequence ATGAAAGTTAGAGCATCAGTAAAACCAATCTGTGAAAAATGCAAAATTATTAAACGTAACGGAAAAGTTATGGTAATTTGCGAAAATCCAAAACATAAACAACGTCAAGGTTAA
- a CDS encoding energy-coupling factor ABC transporter ATP-binding protein, with protein sequence MVNNIVFEQVGYTYNANSPFEYRALYDINLEIPAGKITAIVGHTGSGKSTLLQHLNVLVRPTTGSVTIAGEKVTATSKHESLKPLRKKVGVVFQFPEAQLFEETVLKDVMFGPLNFGATEEAAERIAREKLALVGISETLYSRSPFDLSGGQMRRVAIAGVLALEPEILVLDEPTAGLDPMGHVQMLEMFVNLQKTQNLTMVMVTHHMEDVVSYAEHVIVMNQGTKLTEGSPEALFQDDEWLNDYQLGLPNTLHFMKRLEERLGIAHTHYPLSVEALIDDIIALKDEEGTDVR encoded by the coding sequence ATGGTTAACAACATCGTATTTGAGCAAGTAGGCTATACATATAATGCAAACTCTCCGTTTGAGTACCGAGCGTTATATGATATTAATCTTGAAATACCAGCAGGAAAGATTACAGCGATTGTTGGGCATACAGGTTCAGGTAAATCTACTTTACTGCAACATTTGAATGTGTTAGTGAGACCGACAACTGGGTCTGTAACGATTGCAGGAGAAAAAGTTACGGCTACGTCGAAACATGAGTCATTGAAACCATTGCGTAAAAAAGTAGGAGTTGTCTTTCAATTTCCAGAGGCGCAGTTATTTGAAGAAACGGTCTTAAAAGATGTGATGTTCGGGCCGTTAAATTTCGGTGCGACAGAGGAAGCAGCAGAAAGGATTGCACGTGAAAAATTAGCATTAGTGGGCATATCCGAAACTTTATACAGTCGGTCGCCATTTGATTTGAGTGGCGGACAAATGCGACGTGTTGCGATTGCTGGTGTACTAGCTCTTGAGCCTGAAATATTAGTTTTAGATGAACCGACAGCTGGATTAGACCCAATGGGACATGTTCAAATGTTAGAAATGTTTGTGAATTTACAAAAGACACAAAATTTAACAATGGTAATGGTAACGCACCATATGGAAGATGTGGTGTCGTATGCAGAGCATGTGATTGTGATGAATCAAGGAACGAAATTAACGGAAGGTTCGCCAGAGGCATTGTTTCAAGATGATGAATGGTTAAATGATTATCAATTAGGATTACCAAATACATTACATTTTATGAAGCGTTTGGAAGAACGACTAGGTATTGCACACACACATTATCCATTATCAGTTGAAGCCTTAATTGATGACATTATTGCCTTGAAAGATGAGGAGGGAACTGATGTTAGATAA